Genomic segment of Ficedula albicollis isolate OC2 chromosome 3, FicAlb1.5, whole genome shotgun sequence:
AAGGCTGCGCGAGCTCCCTTAACATCCGACAAGAGATTCTCAGAGAAGACATCCCATTTGCCTTGCTCAATCATCTCCTCAATCTGGTGTCCAGAAACATCTTTGCCCATGATCTCCAGCTGCCGCTGAATTCGAATCTTGCAGTTCTCCCGCTGGTTCATCTCTGTTGCATTGTAATCAAACATAGCGTCCTGAAATGTGTGCATGAGGTCAACGTAGTGGTTCTTCGCCACCCTGGCAATGACAGACATGGCTCCATATTTTGTTATGGCATCTTCACAGAAATCTCTCATTATCTGCAGTTTCCTGTGGATGCTTTCTCCACGGCTCTTAATGTCTCTGGCAATACAATTGGTGTCTCGTTTGATGCTACTAAGACGGCGCATGGAGGTAAGAAAGcgggtgttttgttttctgagacGGTTGACATCTGCTTTTAGGTGGTCATTTTCTGTCCGTATGGTCTGGATGTCCTTATGAAGAATTTCCAAGGCATAGTCCGTCTCATAAAGGAGAATATCCTGGGGTGAattgtcatcatcatcactaTCAGAAAACTGTTGGTTGTGTAACCTGGCAAATTCACGCAGCTCGCTTAAACGGTCTTTCATCCTGCCTGTAAAACAGGAACAGGAGGAATGAGTTtgaagttattaaaatattgGTTAGAAGAGTTGAAAACTTGCAACTAATAGCTACATCAATTAATTAATGATAATTAAATCATAGATAACAAATGTAACTTATCAAAGATAACCCAAAATAccagattttaaatttgtttgcaGTATTTTATACAGTGATGGATATCACATCCCAAACTCTGCTAGAACACTGTTCTAGAAAGTACTAAGGTTAGaaacaaaaactgcaggaaagaaGACAACAGATCCTGAAGACAAATCAAGAAAGATAATAGGACAGTCCCAAACTCCCCACAAAATGCCAGTCTTTTACTTGAAGGGGAAAACCAGATATGAAGCCTTCAGCTATCAGCATCTGTTGACATGTTAATAACCAAACACTTTTCATTACTGCTCACTAGAGAAATCTTCTCTGGATCCTAATCCTTCGTTACATCAAGTGCCCAAAATATCACAGGACTTCCTTAATTCTAAGTTTGCTTTTCCTGGTAGAATACTAAGAAACAGAAATGGCATTTACCAATacagatgggaaagaaaagcttcaaaaaATGGTGTGGAAAGCATCAAaatgggggagggaaaaaagaaaaaaaatgaaaaaagaaaaaaggaaaaaagaaaaaaaaaaagaagaaaaaagaaaaaaaaagaagaaaaaagaagaaagaaaaaaagaaaaaactttagTGTCTCCAGATGCTATCATTGACCCTAGAGTATCAGACATCAACAATTAGAGGTGTGGAGCACCTCTCTTATGAAGAGACACTGCAGGAGCTATTAGTCTGCAGGGCCTATTTAGTctagagaagagaagactgagagagGATCTGATCAGTGCATATAAATATGTCAAAGACAGGCgccaagaggatggtgccagactcttttcagtggtACACAGCAAcaggacaaagaaaaatgtccataaactaaaacacaaaagTTTCAtctcaacatgaggaagaacttctctacattgagggtggcagaggctgcccaggcaggtcatggagtctccctctctggaggcATTCAAAACCCACTGGACACATTCTTGTATCACCGGATTTAGGTCACCCTACCTTGGCAGGGATTTGGACTAaatgatctctaaggtcccttccaagcctacaaattttgtgattctgtgctttgtgcttACCATCCCTTAAacttaagaaaaattaaatttcattagCCTTCTATAGAGAGCATAGTAACAACTGGCTCAGTAATTTCactttctgtttgtgttttctctgtcaAGCAATCACTGAGTAAAGCTCCTGTGTAATAAATTCATAATTTTGTAAGGGTAGGTCTAcccttccttccccaggaaGAAATGTGGAAGCAAATGTATAGTAATTCACaacatgaaaatacaaatgctgTAGTAAATTCATTGTGTATACTAATTCTGCAGCATCtctaaaaatactgcttttttctttcttttaatacaACAGCAAAGGTTAAAAAGTCAAACATTAAAAGAAGAGTAAGGAGCTGTCAAATCTGGCCTTGGATTGCACCACAATGTTGCCTGCACACAGGAAGATCACGCAATTAAACACTGGCCTGTGCACTATCACTTCCACCAAGCCTCTGCCCGCAGTCTGTATGTACTGAATATAAGTTGTACAACACCAAATTGAATACCCATCATTCAGTTCATGCTATCTCACTGACTATGTTGCTACTGTTAATTTCCTCAGGGATTTCCCTGGCAAAATTTTTGGAAAGTTCCATAAATTCCTACCAGTTTTTTGGGGAAAGGCAGATCTAACAGCCTCACAGTCAAGTTTCAGCCCAGAGTCATTAAGGACGATAGTGACAGACTCTTGGTAATTTATGATGCCCACTGGAGACCCTTCAAGCACAGTTCTTTGCACCTGGAATATTCAGAAGTCAGCCCCTTCTGCCTTCAGTCACTGCTGCAAGCCTCGAGCACTTTGCTGAGTAAGATCACGAAGGAGCAAGCTGGACATCAGAGAATGAACACATGGATCAAGGCCACTTGTGAAGAGCTCCTCTCCAGTGACATGGGCAGCATCACACACGATCTCCGGGATCCAGCAGATCCAGTGCAGTCTAGTTGCAAGCGAACAGAGAGATCAAGTTGCATTGCACTTACAATCTTCACCCTGGGCTTTCCCAGCTTCCCAATACATAGTTCTAAAAGCCTACATTATTTGTATCTATGTACCAAAACTTACGTTTAAGGTGCTCAACATTAGTATCTTTTAACTCTGCATTGAGGACCTGTACCTGTCTGGGGTATGTCTCCACAGCTAAAGTATTCACACTTTTATCCTAACAAATGGATGCCATCTATTTGAGCCTGACTTCGGAGTCCTACAAAATCAGGGACTTTTTGGCACTTTCTTTCATTCTCCCCAAGTCCTGTCCTTTAAACTCTGTTTCTAAAGTGCATCACCTAGTCTGCTTCCCACTTCATCTTCACATTTTCAAGATGTTCTTCCAATCTACAAAGTACCAAGACAGGATGGAAGGACAGTAACTTTATGCCTGTATTTCAGCATTGTATTAGACCACAAACACCACTCATTACAGAAGACACTTGTTCAGCTTTATGCTGAACATGCTCAAGTACTCTATAGGTCAGAATTTGCAGTATTTGGCTAAAGAGATTTGCGAAGTTCAAGAAAATGTTTAGATTCCAGCTTTCTTGAGCACCTTTTGCTCAAGGAACACAGTAAATTTATTTGGAGTATTTGGAAACTGTTGCTTTGAAAAACTCACAATTTGgcagaatttcagaaagaaaaaaaaaaaaaagaaaaacagtaggCTGGCATGTAGCATCACTACAGAGGTCTTTTCCTATTTCAAATTCTTATTTCAAATAAGGGGGAACCAGATCTTCCCAAGAGAGGACAATAACCTCCAAGCATTCCTTGGATAGTGTCAGGGACAGAACTGACACTAaagagctgaaataaataaGCAGGGGGAGCAAGGGGGAACAgcaatttgaaatatttcaacttAATAAATCATGGTTTAGAAAGGTTGGCCTCCTTTATCAGATGCTGTTGTTACTCAGCAAAGTTTGCATCTACTTACACGTTGATTGCATTGCTTGTAATTGAACAGCAATATGTTAATACAGGGTACATTATTGGTGGCTAGGGATAGCCTCAGACCTCAGTTTGTAAAATGAGCATCAGTCTCTTGCTTCATACAGTGCCCAGTGCAGCAATAGAAGTTGGGCTCtcagggaagcagctctgcaggacctCAGTGTGCTGAACGGGCATGAACAGGAACATGGAGCAGCAGAagtgaggaaggaaagggaCCCCTCCTGTCTGACCCTTGAGAGACCACACCTGGAGTTTACTCACCAGACACACTGGGATGAGCTCAGGGGAGGCCACAGAGGTGGTCAGAGGTGCTGGAGCACTTGACATATGaagaggctgagagagttgggaaTGTTCAGCCTGAGAAACAGGAAGCTCAAGAGAGATCTTGTTGCCATCACTAACTGCTTAATGCAAGGCTAGACCCTTCATGGAAATGTACATACAGCAATAGCACAAGGTGCAACAGACCTAAGTGGAAACAAGACAAGAGCCAGCCAGATACAAAATGGACgggaggaggggggagagggaaggaaaaagaggaaaaccccaaacatttaGAAACTATGGAAAAAGTGCCTAGAAAAGTTTTGGAATCAGCATCcttgaagaaatttaaaactcTACTTGATATGGCCTTCAGCAAACTAAACTGCCTGTGTGCATTTTGAGCAGGCCTGGGTTAGACAATGTCCAAATTGTTCTGGTAATCAGCCTTAGATAAAAAGTTTGCTAATTTGACCATGAACATTAAATATATTCAACTACTCGCACAAGTCTATATAAGAGACACCTAACACATTGGAATATCAAGACAGCAACTACTCTGGAGTAACAACTGCAATTGCCTGAATTCTAAGAGTATGAGGTTTAATAGATTAGCTGTcggttttgttttattttaaaatgttacataTGTTCAAACTGGAACATGTACTTCCAAGTTTGTATTTTTGGGCTAGATAAGTCTGTCCTTGTAAATATGAAGCTCATTCTGCAGTCCATCATGATGTGTacacccaaacacacacacaggaaatACAGGCCAGGTGATGACTGCAGAGGTTACAACTTTGAAGGCAGATACCCAGCAAGGACCGTCAGCTGAGGGCATGCTCACTGCTCATCTTTTCATGTCACTGTGCTACTTACTGGTATTAATCACTACAGTGACAAGCTTTCCCATGATGCATGAGAAACATGCAAATTGTCCTGTTGCAGTAAGACTGCAGCCCTAGACAACTGTGTATGACATGGGATTtcagacaagaaagaaaatccactccaaaaatcagaaaatatgcATATGCATACACCCCCTTTCTGTCAGCCCCATATACATACAAAAAGGAGTCCTACAAACATTGCCTAACATTGCTAATGTTCTGTTAACTATGTAGAAATGATCTAAGgataaaaagttatttctatAGAAACAAGTGAATTACACACTTATGTTTATTTCAGTGTTAACATTTGTATATCCACACTCTATCTCCATATGGGCGATTCATTTAAGAGTTGGGctcaatgatccttgtgtgttccttccagctcagaatattctgtgactctgtgatcaGAGTTTCGGGATAAATGGTGAAATGATGGAGCAGTTTCAGCACAGCATCCATATTTCATGGCCacctgctgggaaggaaggcagtgtacattttttctttttacagcaTTCATAAATGGCAGCTGCTACTTAATACCATCTTGTGGCTTACCAAAAGTCTAGTCAGTAATCTTTTCAGTCTTGAGTAGAGCCTTACAAGATGAAGCTTTCACTTAAGTTGTTTGAGGAACAACAGATATTTCAAAACAAGttggttaaaaataatttctgtcagTAGTTCTTCTCGGCCTTGGAAGGTAAAAGGAACCCACATGGTTCATCCTGGCTCTGAACGGCATGTGATTTTGATCGCATGACACACAATAGATGTGACCCAAAAAACAAGTGGTGAGCAATTAGGAAATAACCTGCTCTTAGACAAAATTACTTCATAGCTAAGTGTGAGTCAGCACATTTCAGTGGCTTCCCATATGCTTGTAGAGGATGTAGTATTGATGGAAATCTACTCAGATGGACTCGCTGAATTGAACACACTGCATTCCAAGGCAAATAAAGTGCTGCTGTAGCATTACAATGCAAGTCAtgcaaaggtaaaaaaaaaataaattaaatttaactgAAGCCTTTTGTTTAAGAGTTGGAGTTcagatttaataattttctagTAACTATCTGTTTTGTAAACAATCGTCTTAGAtcagaattaatatttttgcttggTATCTGTTGTCTAATAAAAGTTTTGACAATATTAATTAACTTGGGAAAAAgacttgttgttttttttaacagcagattttcctcttctgagaaGAGTTATTGAGAGTATTAGCAGAGTACTAGTCATCTTTTCAGTCCAAATTCCCTGTCTTCCCAACCATGCCCATCACAAGTGGCACAGCAGGcttgaatttttcaaattactcaacttttattctctcttctcttctgtaAGAgcctgaaacagcagaaaaaaaaaaattaaaaaaatctaatgatTAGGACAGTTTGTCTTCTCAAGCTGTTTTAAGATCACGTATGTGATCATGTACTAACTCCAATATTAACAACTATGACAGGGATCAGCAGCTCAAAATCTTTTTGTGGACTCACTGAAAGGAAGTTATCCTCTTTGGCATTTCTTGTATTTCacaatgtttaaaaatagataaaatgtATTCAGGAGTTAAAGTCCATCAGTTAACATCCAATGCCAGCTATAAAGCTTCAGAAATCCATCATGAAGTTGCTAGTGTATCTGAAGACTACACTACCCAGCTCATAAGCTCATCAAAGCCTGTGTACAGCAGAACACCACCTTTATACTTTCCATCACCCTAGAGACAAATATCTGCAGTTGCAAATGTCTCAGggtattattttttcccaaaagcttGCATGAAGTGTCAATTTCTCTGTTTGTTATTTATTACAAGCTGATATATTCAGAGAAGTGTGGATGATTCCATTCTTTGCAGGCTACTTCTGCATCTGGCAGAATCTCCAAGTCTCCAGTGGTTCCTTTCCTATCACAAAGGCTAGGAAAAACAtgtggggcgggggggggggggggggggggggggggggggggggggggggggggggggggggggggggggggggggggggggggggggggggggggggggggggggggggggggggggggggggggggggggggggggggggggggggggggggggggggggggggggggggggggggggggggggggggggggggggggggggggggggggggggggggggggggggggggggggggggggggggggggggggggggggggggggggggggggggggggggggggggggggggggggggggggggggggggggggggggggggggggggggggggggggggggggggggggggggggggggggggggggggggggggggggggggggggggggggggggggggggggggggggggggggggggggggggggggggggggggggggggggggggggggggggggggggggggggggggggggggggggggggggggggggggggggggggggggggggggggggggggggggggggggggggggggggggggggggggggggggggggggggggggggggggggggggggggggggggggggggggggggggggggggggggggggggggggggggggggggggggggggggggggggggggggggggggggggggggggggggggggggggggggggggggggggggggggggggggggggggggggggggggggggggggggggggggggggggggggggggggggggggggggggggggggggggggggggggggggggggggggggggggggggggggggggggggggggggggggggggggggggggggggggggggggggggggggggggggggggggggggggggggggggggggggggggggggggggggggggggggggggggggggggggggggggggggggggggcagaatTACTTGATATTGTCACCTCTAATTCAAAGAAATGAGGCAATAATTGCTAGAATACTGATAGCTTTGGAGGTTCTTCTTTGACTTCTCTCAGTTTCTTTACCAGTATTCAATCTCTCAATTTTTGCATTACAACATATTATAATTTCAAGGACCTGTGGTGTGTTTAATACTTCTCAGATGTACTGAATACAGTTAACCATCCTGGTGTTTTCTGTAGACTGGTTATCAGCTTTCCCAGACATTACTATCAAAACTAGGAGACGCTGCTGGTGTGCATTAAATGCACTATAATATGCCATTTTCCACATATTTATGGTAAGACTGAGAAAAAATCTTATGTTTTAACTTGGTATTACTCAGTAGCCATGAGAGTAAACATTATTCCTGCATTGGAGAGGTCAGTTTGTTTTACATGGCTTGACTGCTACTGTTTACTAGGCTGTCTAAATTTTCACTGGAGAGCTATGGATCACCACTGACAAATTTTCAATAGTGGATAGATAAAATGGATTCTTGGTATCTCCTCTTGGCATTTTCCTCACAAGTCATGTAAGTAAGCAATTTTAACTAAATTTGGTGTTGGTTGGGTGGGGAGCAATTGTAACAGGACTGTAGACCAAAAAATCTCTCCATCTTCACTGGTTTGTAACACCAAGGTAAAATTGGCCTAGATGGAGACAAGGGGAGTGTGAACTGCACCTCCAAGGGCTTGGCAAATGGTTAAGACAGATCCATACCACTAACCTAAACAGTGAGACAGCCATCCATGCATTTCTTGGCAATTACTACAGCTCAGCATCATTACAGGTCACTGTGCAGGACAATCAGCCAACACACtcacaggcagtgctggcactgggcaccATGAATATATACATTATCTAATTAATCACCTCGGCTTCCCTGGAACACATTGGCTCAGCGAAATAGCTGTGTACATACCACATTCTTACAGCTACTATTGCTACCACACAGTGGTATTTATAAGTGATTATGACATTGTGTTGGTATGTAAATAGAAACATGAGGTTGCATGTGATCATCAGTCAGAAGCAACAGGTTCTATGACGTTTTTAAATTAGCACAACTGCcttattttttgaaaagcaCATATATTCAAGGCTTGTGATAAAGTGGTACAATCTGAGACCAAGTACtcttgacttaaaaaaaattcctttaaggTTAGATACAGGGTGTTTTCTTGGTATTTGGTCATGTGGGCGAGTACACATGAGGCTTAGTTTGGGATCCTATTGCAAAATCTACACAACTGTACCTGTACCAGACTAGTTCCAGCCAGGAAATAACCCCTACAGCCACACATGCATACCCACAGCCTCAGCCCCGGGATGTGTCAGGCTTTATGGCAGTTACACTACTTAGCAGCCCATGGGTGTTTACAGGCCCATTCAAAACACCAGTGAAGTTGAGAGAAGATAGAGATGTAATTAGGGACAAACCTTATTGAGCTTTTGATATGCCCAAGCAAGCATTATTCTTGCTTTCAATCATAAGTGAGTTGTCACTaccacaaacacagcacagagaaaaggcatagcaggaaaagctggagcaTGCCTTGACTTTTGTGAACATGAGCTTGTTGAGAATAATCCTGGCAATTAATAGGTTAACTGCCATAGCCGATTAGGCAAAAGCTGCACACATGATAAGCCTTCTGAAGTCAAGATATGTGACACCATTCTCTCTGATAAAACCACATAAATCTGACCCAGATGTAAGCGCCAAGCACTGTGTGAGAGCTCTTGCTGATTGTGTAGAGTGTCTTGATATCTCACCTAGCCTACCAAGGCAGAGATAACAACCAAATTGCTTTGCTCCTCTCATGTGGAGTCCCCTCACCAGGAACCAGCCCTAGACTGCTCCCTGGGAATGATGTTCCTCACCAGAGTTGGTTCATGGCCACATCTCAGGGAATAACCCAAAATGCAAGTGTAACCAAAAATGGCTTCACTGCAAAAAAGTGGTAACCCCAGATCTGGCACTGAGCTGAGTTTACTGGATCAAGTTAACATTGCCTCAGTAATTTCTGCACCATGCTTTGCCATCCTTGAACTACAGGGATGACCAGAGTAAAAGAAAATTGATGGGCCAGATAAAAGATAATAGAAGGTGTATCTGGTCCAGCACCTTCATATTTGACACAGCAGTTGTCTTCTCATTATCAGAATTGGTTTTGAACATATCAGCATTAGGATGGGTATCTGTCACACTCAGAGGTTATCCGTATTTTCCATCAGTGACTTGGAGGGTGGAACCAAACACGAGCTGTACAGTCTCCAGGTGACACTGCACTGGGAGGGAGTAGAAGCAAGCATTTGGTGGGGGCAGGGGAAGATAAATAATGAGAATTTAAGGTGATCTTGATAGTAAGAGAagaattaacaaaaataaaaggaaattcaaTATAGACAAGCCTGGCACATTTAGATAAAATATAAAGTAGGAAACACCTAGTTTGGCAGCTGGAAAGCATTGGTGAGGTTATAGCTGATTGCAAGCCACAAAACAAGTTCACAATATATTGtcattgtaaaaaaaccccaaaaccctaTGCCTTATATGAGAGATGGCTTGGGAAGGACTGGTTTTACTCTGCTTGGCATAGATAAGGCCTCAGTTGGAAAAGTACATCCTGAAACAGttataatattaaaaaagtcAAAGGTACTGTCTCCAAACAGTCCTGGAGAAAGAGGAGCTGAAGGAATTATCTTCACTTAATTCAGAAGACCAGGGAGAGAGACACAGTACTCCAACACATAAAAGGGGTTTTCTATGAAAAGGGAAATAGTTTGATCCCTGTGTTGACCTTGGAAACATGCAAAGTAATCCATTTCTTTCACTAGGCCTATGTTGAACTGCCTGCGACTTGCTGAAAATTGGACCACTTCTCTGTGGAAGCACTGTGGGACCTTCTTCCTTGATAGAAAGAGAGAAGATACAGAAACCCCTCTCAGGCCTGCTTTAGGTGCACAGCTACAGTGCACCAAATAAAGCAATGTCTTACAGCCCCACAGTGGCCCCGCATTCCCAGGATTTGTTCAGTGCCCTTCCCcagtgtgtcactgtgtgtccaGCACAACCTGTCTGTTCACACAGTGCTGTCTGCGCTGGGGAGAAATTCAGGTGACTCTTTTCACTCAGCTGATTCTCTTCCTTCTGTGTTATTTATGCACCAGTGGCAAATACCATTTGTCCTTCTGAAGGAAGGACATTTGTCCTTGGTTACTGTTAGTGTTAGTATACTGTTAGTATAGTGAAAGATGTCAGGCA
This window contains:
- the STX11 gene encoding syntaxin-11, which gives rise to MKDRLSELREFARLHNQQFSDSDDDDNSPQDILLYETDYALEILHKDIQTIRTENDHLKADVNRLRKQNTRFLTSMRRLSSIKRDTNCIARDIKSRGESIHRKLQIMRDFCEDAITKYGAMSVIARVAKNHYVDLMHTFQDAMFDYNATEMNQRENCKIRIQRQLEIMGKDVSGHQIEEMIEQGKWDVFSENLLSDVKGARAALNEIETRHKELVKLEGRIKEVHELFLQVALLVEEQADTFDVIEINMQNVEDYVGDAKDQVKKALEYRRKHPLRTILCCCLSCCRR